In Xanthomonas sp. SI, the following are encoded in one genomic region:
- a CDS encoding DUF4870 domain-containing protein — MSEFDNVTAPPPPPAAAGPQEDRTVALITHLSGIIAGFIVPLIIWLINKDNPAKSFLNDQAKEALNFQITVAIAYVICVVLSVIVIGGLLMPVVWVVNLVFCILAGIKANEGVAYRYPFALRLIK, encoded by the coding sequence ATGAGCGAATTCGACAACGTGACCGCACCGCCGCCGCCGCCGGCTGCTGCCGGCCCGCAGGAAGACCGCACGGTCGCCTTGATCACCCATCTGTCGGGCATCATCGCCGGCTTCATCGTCCCGTTGATCATCTGGCTGATCAACAAGGACAACCCGGCCAAGTCGTTCCTCAACGACCAGGCCAAGGAAGCGCTGAATTTCCAGATCACCGTCGCTATCGCCTATGTGATCTGCGTGGTGCTCAGCGTCATCGTGATCGGCGGGCTGCTGATGCCGGTGGTGTGGGTGGTGAACCTGGTGTTCTGCATCCTGGCCGGGATCAAGGCCAACGAAGGCGTGGCCTACCGCTACCCGTTCGCGCTGCGCCTGATCAAGTAA
- a CDS encoding DUF4870 domain-containing protein, translated as MLDPAASALQRALAVTAHLSMWLCAFAAANVHLFYLMYTLPLLWLPPACLWLATRRRLRFAAAHCAQAVALGACLSLLCVLLLTPALLIFGAALIVLPLLIVVLLVGMAFGLAAAVAAAFGQRYRHPLLPRGDA; from the coding sequence GTGCTGGATCCGGCCGCGTCGGCGCTGCAGCGCGCGCTGGCGGTGACCGCGCATCTGTCGATGTGGCTGTGCGCGTTCGCCGCGGCGAACGTCCATCTCTTCTATCTAATGTATACGCTGCCGTTGCTGTGGCTGCCGCCAGCCTGCCTGTGGCTGGCGACCAGGCGGCGCCTTCGCTTCGCTGCCGCGCATTGCGCGCAGGCGGTGGCCCTTGGCGCCTGCCTGTCGCTGCTGTGCGTGCTGCTGCTGACGCCAGCGCTGCTGATCTTTGGCGCTGCGTTGATCGTGCTGCCGCTGCTGATCGTGGTCCTGCTGGTAGGCATGGCGTTCGGCCTGGCCGCTGCGGTCGCGGCCGCGTTTGGCCAACGCTACCGCCATCCGCTGCTGCCCCGGGGCGACGCCTGA
- the pmbA gene encoding metalloprotease PmbA, with the protein MNAITSELRRDDSLERLERLSDIAERLLSRARELGASQAEVSCSEDRGLDVNVRLGAVETVEATRDRGIGVTVYFGQRKGSASTADLHESSLEATVAQACAIARYTEDDVAAGLADAALMARDMPELDRWHPWALEPEQAIELALACEAAGRDADPRVANSDGASAGSSESLSVYANSHGFVGRERSTHHSIGCALIAGHGDGMQRDGWYSSALAREDLEQPAAIGRRAAERTVARLQPRSLPTGELPVLFAPEMARSLVGHLLGAVSGGALYRRASFLLDSVGTRLFPDWFAIDELPHLRRGLRSSTFDGEGVATRAAPLIAGGVLQRYVLGSYSARKLGLQTTANAGGVHNLQVAANADDLASIAAGIPRGLLVTELMGSGVNPVTGDYSRGAGGFWIENGAIAYPVDEVTIAGNLREMFQRIEAVGRDIDVRSHVHIGAVLVGKMTVAGSD; encoded by the coding sequence TTGAACGCGATCACTTCCGAACTGCGCCGCGACGACAGCCTGGAACGCCTGGAGCGCCTGTCCGACATCGCCGAGCGGCTGCTGTCGCGGGCGCGCGAGCTGGGCGCCAGCCAGGCCGAGGTCAGCTGCAGCGAAGACCGCGGGCTGGACGTCAACGTGCGCCTGGGCGCGGTGGAAACGGTCGAGGCCACCCGCGACCGCGGCATCGGCGTCACCGTCTACTTCGGCCAGCGCAAGGGCAGCGCCAGCACCGCCGACCTGCACGAATCCAGCCTCGAGGCGACCGTCGCCCAGGCCTGTGCGATCGCCCGCTACACCGAGGACGACGTCGCCGCCGGGTTGGCCGACGCGGCGCTGATGGCACGCGACATGCCCGAGCTGGACCGCTGGCACCCGTGGGCGCTGGAACCGGAACAGGCGATCGAGCTGGCCCTGGCCTGCGAGGCCGCCGGCCGCGATGCCGACCCGCGCGTGGCCAATTCCGACGGCGCCTCGGCCGGCAGCAGCGAGAGCCTGTCGGTGTACGCGAACTCGCACGGTTTCGTCGGCCGCGAGCGCAGCACCCACCATTCGATCGGCTGCGCGCTGATCGCCGGCCACGGCGACGGCATGCAGCGCGACGGCTGGTACAGCAGCGCGCTGGCGCGCGAGGATCTCGAACAGCCGGCGGCGATCGGTCGCCGCGCCGCCGAACGCACCGTGGCCCGGCTGCAGCCGCGCTCGCTGCCGACCGGCGAGTTGCCGGTGCTGTTCGCCCCGGAGATGGCGCGCTCGCTGGTCGGGCACCTGCTCGGCGCGGTGTCCGGCGGCGCGCTGTACCGCCGCGCCAGCTTCCTGCTCGACAGCGTCGGCACCCGCCTGTTCCCGGACTGGTTCGCGATCGACGAACTGCCGCACCTGCGCCGCGGCCTGCGCTCGTCGACCTTCGACGGCGAGGGCGTGGCCACCCGTGCCGCGCCGCTGATTGCCGGCGGGGTGCTGCAGCGCTACGTGCTGGGCAGCTACTCGGCGCGCAAGCTCGGCCTGCAGACCACCGCCAACGCCGGCGGCGTGCACAATCTGCAGGTGGCGGCCAATGCCGACGACCTGGCGTCGATCGCGGCCGGCATTCCGCGCGGCTTGCTGGTCACCGAATTGATGGGCAGCGGCGTCAACCCGGTCACCGGCGACTATTCGCGCGGTGCCGGCGGCTTCTGGATCGAGAACGGCGCCATCGCCTACCCGGTGGACGAGGTCACCATCGCCGGCAACCTGCGCGAGATGTTCCAGCGCATCGAGGCGGTCGGCCGCGACATCGACGTGCGCTCGCACGTGCACATCGGCGCGGTGCTGGTCGGCAAGATGACGGTGGCCGGAAGCGACTGA
- the yjgA gene encoding ribosome biogenesis factor YjgA: protein MRGRDEDTGEFRGDSRSQQRRAALEVLTLGEKLVALTPAQLAKLPVPESLIPHIEESKRITSHIAHKRQLAFLAKQMRREDDATLDAIREAMDANSDGARREVAAIHRVEDWRTRLLADGDSALSELLGHYPEADRQRLRQLIRNAKEERLKNKPPHAYRELFRELRELVLGADSGLGTGDSGLEEADDDEFEDDARD from the coding sequence ATGCGCGGACGCGACGAAGACACCGGTGAATTCCGCGGCGACAGCCGCAGCCAGCAGCGCCGCGCGGCGCTGGAAGTGCTGACCCTGGGCGAGAAGCTGGTGGCGCTGACCCCTGCGCAACTGGCCAAGCTGCCGGTGCCTGAGTCGCTGATCCCGCATATCGAGGAAAGCAAGCGCATCACCTCGCACATCGCGCACAAGCGGCAGCTGGCGTTCCTGGCCAAGCAGATGCGCCGCGAGGACGACGCCACCCTGGACGCGATCCGCGAGGCGATGGACGCCAACAGCGACGGCGCGCGCCGCGAAGTGGCGGCGATCCACCGGGTCGAGGACTGGCGCACGCGCCTGCTCGCCGACGGCGACAGCGCGCTGTCCGAACTGCTCGGCCACTACCCCGAGGCCGACCGCCAGCGCTTGCGCCAGCTGATCCGCAACGCCAAGGAAGAGCGGCTGAAGAACAAGCCGCCGCACGCCTACCGGGAATTGTTCCGCGAGTTGCGCGAACTGGTGCTGGGGGCGGACTCGGGACTCGGGACTGGGGACTCGGGACTGGAAGAAGCGGACGACGACGAGTTCGAGGACGACGCGCGCGACTGA
- the tldD gene encoding metalloprotease TldD — protein MTENALALAETRLLLPAGLDATSLERAFGTLLGPGIDFGDLYFQHSRRESWSVEDGIVKDGAHSIEQGVGVRAISGEKTGFAYSDDIHRDALLAAAQSARAISRDGGAQPAQSLLRGNGRALYPALDPVDGMGNDLKVEMLRRLDQFLRAADPRVQQVMVGLSGGVDTVLVARSDGVLAADVRPLVRLNVQVIVEQNGRRESGHAGGGGRYGYEVLFADGRPEAFAKEALRQALVNLEAVPAPAGVMPVVLGPGWPGVLLHEAVGHGLEGDFARKGTSVYAGRIGQRVASPGVTIVDDGTLDGRRGSLNVDDEGTPTNCTTLIEDGVLVGYMQDSLNARLMGVAPTGNGRRESFAHLPMPRMTNTYMLAGQHDPEEMIRSVKKGLYAVNFGGGQVDITSGKYVFSATEAYLIEDGKVTAPVKGATLIGNGPETMQKVRMIGHDLALDEGVGVCGKDGQSVPVGVGQPSLLIDGLTVGGTA, from the coding sequence ATGACCGAAAACGCCCTCGCCCTCGCCGAAACCCGCCTGTTGCTTCCCGCCGGCCTCGATGCCACCAGCCTGGAGCGCGCCTTCGGCACGCTGCTCGGCCCCGGCATCGACTTCGGCGACCTGTATTTCCAGCATTCGCGGCGCGAGAGCTGGAGCGTGGAGGATGGCATCGTCAAGGACGGCGCCCATTCCATCGAGCAGGGCGTGGGGGTGCGCGCGATTTCCGGCGAAAAGACCGGTTTCGCCTATTCCGACGACATCCACCGCGATGCGCTGCTGGCCGCGGCGCAGTCGGCGCGCGCGATTTCCCGCGACGGCGGCGCGCAGCCGGCGCAATCGCTGCTGCGCGGCAACGGGCGCGCGCTGTATCCGGCGCTGGACCCGGTGGACGGCATGGGCAACGACCTCAAGGTCGAGATGCTGCGGCGCCTGGACCAGTTCCTGCGCGCCGCCGACCCGCGCGTGCAGCAGGTGATGGTCGGCCTGTCCGGCGGCGTGGACACGGTGCTGGTGGCGCGCAGCGACGGCGTGCTCGCCGCCGACGTGCGCCCGCTGGTGCGGCTCAACGTGCAGGTGATCGTCGAACAGAACGGGCGCCGCGAATCCGGCCATGCCGGCGGCGGCGGCCGCTACGGCTACGAAGTGCTGTTCGCCGATGGCCGCCCCGAGGCCTTCGCCAAGGAAGCGCTGCGCCAGGCGCTGGTCAACCTGGAGGCGGTGCCGGCCCCAGCCGGGGTGATGCCGGTGGTGCTCGGTCCCGGCTGGCCCGGCGTGCTGCTGCACGAGGCGGTCGGGCATGGCCTGGAAGGCGATTTCGCGCGCAAGGGCACCAGCGTCTATGCCGGGCGCATCGGCCAGCGCGTGGCCTCGCCGGGCGTGACCATCGTCGACGACGGCACCCTCGACGGCCGCCGCGGCTCGCTGAACGTGGACGACGAAGGCACACCGACCAATTGCACCACGCTGATCGAAGACGGCGTGCTGGTGGGCTACATGCAGGATTCGTTGAACGCGCGGCTGATGGGCGTGGCGCCGACCGGCAACGGCCGCCGCGAATCGTTCGCGCACCTGCCGATGCCGCGCATGACCAACACCTACATGCTGGCCGGCCAGCACGATCCGGAAGAAATGATCCGCTCGGTGAAGAAGGGCCTATACGCGGTCAATTTCGGCGGCGGCCAGGTCGACATCACCAGCGGCAAGTACGTGTTCTCGGCGACCGAGGCCTATCTGATCGAGGACGGCAAGGTCACCGCGCCGGTGAAGGGCGCCACCCTGATCGGCAACGGCCCGGAGACCATGCAGAAGGTGCGCATGATCGGCCACGACCTGGCGCTGGACGAAGGCGTGGGCGTGTGCGGCAAGGACGGGCAGAGCGTGCCGGTCGGCGTCGGCCAGCCGTCGCTGCTGATCGACGGGCTGACCGTGGGCGGGACGGCTTGA